Proteins encoded within one genomic window of Bos indicus isolate NIAB-ARS_2022 breed Sahiwal x Tharparkar chromosome 23, NIAB-ARS_B.indTharparkar_mat_pri_1.0, whole genome shotgun sequence:
- the ANKS1A gene encoding ankyrin repeat and SAM domain-containing protein 1A isoform X5 produces MVCLFRDCWGKTSARPLEQSVGEWLEAVGLQQYESRLLLNGFDDVRFLGPNVMEDQDLREIGISDAQHRRKLLQAARSLPKVKALGYDGNSPPSVPSWLDSLGLQDYVHSFLSSGYSSIDTVKNLWELELVNVLKVHLLGHRKRIIASLADRPYEEPPQKPPRFSQLRCQDLFSQTSSPLSQNDSCAGRSADLLLPPGDAGRRPHNSLHEPAAPSRAERFRTQEEHREAKLTLRPPSLAAPYAPVQSWQHQPEKLIFESCGYEANYLGSMLIKDLRGTESTQDACAKMRKSTEHMRKIPTIILSITYKGVKFIDASNKNVIAEHEIRNISCAAQDPEDLCAFAYVTKDLQTGHHYCHVFSTVDVNLTYEIILTLGQAFEVAYQLALQAQKSRPVGASAAEVIETRSSKPVPKPRVGVRKSALEPPDTDPDAQSHASVSWVVDPKPDSKRSLSTKYETTIF; encoded by the exons ATGGTTTGCTTGTTCCGGGACTGCTGGGGGAAGACAA GTGCGCGGCCGCTGGAACAGAGCGTCGGGGAGTGGCTGGAGGCCGTGGGGCTGCAGCAGTATGAGAGCAGGCTGCTTCTCAACGGCTTTGACGATGTCCGCTTCCTG gGGCCTAACGTGATGGAAGATCAGGACCTGCGGGAAATCGGCATCAGTGATGCACAGCACAGGCGGAAGCTGCTCCAGGCCGCACGGTCCCTGCCCAAG GTGAAGGCGCTGGGCTACGACGGCAACAGCCCCCCGTCAGTGCCCTCCTGGCTGGACTCGCTGGGGCTTCAGGACTATGTCCATTCCTTCCTGTCGAGTGGCTACAGCTCGATTGACACCGTGAAGAACCTCTGGGAGCTGGAGCTCGTCAAC gtcCTGAAGGTGCACCTGCTTGGCCATCGCAAGCGCATCATCGCCTCCCTGGCGGACAGGCCCTACGAGGAGCCGCCCCAGAAGCCCCCGCGGTTCTCCCAGCTGAGA TGCCAGGACCTGTTCTCGCAGACGTCGTCCCCGCTGAGCCAGAACGACTCCTGTGCCGGGCGGTCAGCTGACCTGCTGCTGCCTCCTGGGGACGCGGGCAGGAGGCCGCACAACAGCCTGCACGAGCCTGCGGCGCCCTCTCGGGCAGAGCGCTTCAGAACCCAG GAGGAGCACCGAGAGGCCAAGCTGACCCTCCGGCCCCCCAGCCTGGCTGCCCCCTACGCCCCTGTGCAGAGCTGGCAACACCAGCCGGAGAAACTCATATTCGAGTCCTGCGGTTACGAAGCCAAC TATCTGGGCTCCATGTTGATCAAAGATCTGCGAGGGACAGAATCCACACAAGACGCCTGTGCCAAGATGCGG AAATCCACAGAGCACATGAGGAAGATCCCCACCATCATCCTGTCCATCACATACAAAGGGGTCAAGTTCATCGATGCCTCCAACAAG AATGTCATCGCAGAGCACGAGATCCGGAACATTTCCTGCGCGGCCCAGGACCCAGAGGACCTGTGCGCCTTTGCCTACGTCACCAAGGACCTGCAGACTGGCCACCATTACTGCCACGTCTTCAGCACGGTGGATGTG aaCCTGACCTATGAGATCATCCTGACGCTGGGCCAGGCGTTCGAGGTGGCCTACCAGCTGGCCCTGCAGGCCCAGAAGTCCAGGCCGGTGGGGGCCTCTGCCGCTGAGGTGATCGAGACCAGATCTTCCAAGCCCGTGCCGAAGCCCCGGGTGGGCGTGCGGAAGTCAGCG CTGGAACCACCTGACACGGACCCCGACGCCCAGTCCCACGCCAGCGTCTCCTGGGTCGTGGACCCCAAGCCAGACTCTAAGCGGAGCCTCAGCACCAAGTACGAGACCACTATCTTCTAA